ACACCTTCATTCCTGTCACAGGACACTAAAGTTCTGCATGCTTGACCTGAGCCCCCTTTATCTCCTGGATCTTCTGGGGCAGAGTCTTGGTCCAGAACTGCAGCTTTCTGGCCTTCAGGGCTCGGCCCACAGCAGGCTGAATGTCCAGCTGCAAGTACTGCTCATCATGGGCCAACTCGGGCCAGTATGGAAGACCCACACTGTTTGGGTTGCTGTGGATAGGCCACCAATAGGGAAAGATAAGGTCACTCTCATCCAAGACTTTGTCCCTTGATTTGGGTCAGAGCAGTGGATGAGTAGGCTAAGGGTCAGAGGGTAAAGAAAAACTGGCCTACTGATAGAGAATACAAGTGTCACCCATTGGTGTCTGGTCCATGTGAAGTAAGGTAAGTTATGTAATTTTGTCTCTCCCTCTCAGatggaaaatacaaagaacagtATTACAATACGATGACTCACCCACTAGGTTTCTGTGGGATGACCAAAACTAAAGCTAGAaggtgtctgtctatgtgtgccCCGGGCTGGAGAAGACTATGGTAGAATTAAGGACCTACACATGCTAATGAGGCACACCCACATGGGAGCCCTGGATGGAGACCCAGACAAAAGGAGTTTGAGGGAGGGGCATATTCTCACCCATGTCTTGCGAAGTTGGCCCAGTACTTCATCATCCTCCTATTCAGCAGCTTCTCATCCTCAGTGAGGTCAACTGTAGACAGAAGGAGACAAGGGTCCAAGTCCTAGCTACCTCATGCAGGTGATAACTCATGCTCTACTATAGCAACTATAGCCTTGACCTGAATAGTAGGCCTGGTTTAAACAATTCCCTTACCACTTAGATTCTAGGATCTATCGAAGCCTCTACTTGAATTCTCTCAGGATCACTCCTACCACAGTGTGTTCTCATTGCTTCTTGCACAAGGTAGACTAGGAACGTTCCTATTCTAACCCTgatacagtttttgtttgtttgtttgtttttgctttgtattttttttttcagctcagaaAAGCTGAACACTTGATCCTGTTCTTtcccagagcctcagtttcctcagctggACTGAGAACTCAGAAATCCCTCAGGAACTCATCTAGGCCTCCATTCAACTGAAGGAAAACAAGGCAGACTCACCTTTCATGCCCCAAAGGTGGGAGCCAAAGACAAAGACAGCATGATCACCATGGTCAGCCCTCACATGGGATGGCCTGACATGCTTGATGAAGCTGGGCTGGTGCTGGAACTCATAGAAGTAGACAGGCGCATGGGAACCTGGGAGTGAGGACACAGGTTGACATAATGATTTCTCACATGGAGCTTTTTTGCCCAACCTTTGGTGATAAGAAACCTTCCTGTAAGATTATCTGGAATCACGATTgagtggtgagctccaggctggagAACTGACTATGGGAAACCTTTTGTTAAAAAGAAACCCTGGCATTCCCAGATGAGTAGTTGTGATAAGACACCAAGTATAATTATCATGTTTCCTACTCTGGACCTGGATAAGATGCCATTCATTTACTCTAGACATAAGGATATGCTGAGGTAAGTGTATTCAGTTGCCTGGAATCAGAGACCTGTTAAAGACATGTATCATGTCTGGACTCTACAAAACCCATCAGGGACACACAGCTCTGAGCTCTCCTCCCCTAGGTCTTGTTAATGAAGTACTCACGCTGAAAAAGTGCTACTTGGAGTGCAGGGATCACAAACATGAAGTCCTCCAACAACTCCCTGAACTGTGCTTGGAGGGTCTGGGGGTCCTGAACGTCCCCCATGTACTCTTCCATTAGCAGGTCACTACATTCAGGAGGCAGCATCTACACCAGGAGAAATCAGGAAGAGTGATGTAGGGCATGTCCCTGGATAGGTAGACAGCAGCCTCTGAGTAACCAATGTGGTCAGGGATGAAACAGGGTATAGAGGGAAAGGAATGAGCTTTGGGTGAGcccacacagaaatacacacatacactaacatTTATTCTGATCATGCCATCTGACAACAATATATGGGAGCTCTCTTTGTTAGGACAGGATTCAACATTGCTCACCATCTGTGCTGCTGTGCTCTTCAGAATAcctggcagggtctctctggtTATGTTCTTTATGACAGGATCAAGTCCCTTCAACTACGAGGTAGAGGAGAGTCTTAAGTATAAGATGGGTTGGATCTAGATCAGAGTACCTTTAAGGTCCCACCACCCACCATTTGAGTTTAGGTTCCCAGGGGATTAGAACTAGGTCTTACCATGGGGATTCCCCAGCCACACTCATCACTATCGATACCAATGATGCTGGGGACAGGTTGAAAATCCACAGAGGCCAACAGCTCCCGAGGGTGCCTTGGTAGGAACATCCCATCCACCACACCAGGGATCATAATGAAGGCCTATAGGGCATTAAGGGTCAGTGCTGAAGATCAAACACATAAATATTCTGATGCCCACTGAATATCCACAGTATTTCCCTATTTCCTATCTCATCTCAGGGTGCTATGCTCACTCCAGAAGAAACAGGACATCAAAATTATCCTATCTTGTTCTTTTTGCACACAGTACTAAAGGACGTCTAACCATAGAGGCAAGTTAACTGGTTTGAGTAGTAAGTACTGGCAATCCCATTCCTGGTGACCAGGTCCTCTAATCCACACAATTCTCCCAACCTGGTTGATAGCCAGAATTTCTGCTTCACTCTTATCTCGTAGGCAGTGCACCAGGGCCTCTGAGTCCTTGGCTTCACATCCAGACAGGTTGGCAACCATCTGTAAAAAGCACAGATAATAGTTATCTCATCCCTCTCAGAATGGAGCAGAATTTCCTGGATTCCAGTAGATGTCATTGCCCCAAACACCACATCCTACTGTTTGTTGGGTATGAAAGACTTAAATGGATTCGTTCACATTTTCAGTTGCAATGGAGGTGACAGCTGGGAAAGGGACCGTTCTACCtgcatgtttgttttgttgttgatttgtttatttttgtgtgtggtgtgtcatGTTGTGCCTGTGAAGGACAGAGAACACCTCAGGTGGCACTTGTCACCTTACCCCTTGTTTGTATTATTCTACACTGGCTTCCTGAACTATGACCTTCCAGGGATTctactgtctctacttcccatctGTCCATAGGAGCACTGGGTTTACTAATGCATATTATCACCTCTAGACTTATGTGGGCTTTGTGGatttgaacttaggacctcacaTATGCACAGCAAGTATTAATACCAGCTGACAATTTCCTTCAATCCTTATGtcctggttagatttttttttttttttgtcaaattgacacaagccAGGGACAACTGGAAAAAGGAACTTCAACTgcgaaaatgcctctatcagattggtcCATAGGTGAATCCGGGCTTTTTTCTAAAAGTGACTGATGCAGCAGGGCCCATACCACTATGAGCAGTGCCACTCATGGGCAG
This sequence is a window from Peromyscus eremicus chromosome 5, PerEre_H2_v1, whole genome shotgun sequence. Protein-coding genes within it:
- the LOC131911826 gene encoding liver carboxylesterase-like isoform X2, producing the protein MPLDRLPDWLYAVTCGLLFLLLHAHGQDSSSPIRNTHTGQVRGSLVHVKDSEVGVYSFLGIPFAKPPIGPLRFAPPEAPEPWSGVRDGTSHPAMCLQTDMMNNEVVKMMNLNMPPTSMSEDCLYLNIYTPAHAHEGSNLPVMVWIHGGALVIGMASMSDVSKLAATEEIVIIAIQYRLGILGFFSTGDQHARGNWGYLDQVAALHWVQQNIAYFGGNPGRVTIFGASAGGTSVSSLVVSPMSKGLFHGAIMQSGVALLPDLISDTSEVVYTMVANLSGCEAKDSEALVHCLRDKSEAEILAINQAFIMIPGVVDGMFLPRHPRELLASVDFQPVPSIIGIDSDECGWGIPMGLDPVIKNITRETLPGILKSTAAQMMLPPECSDLLMEEYMGDVQDPQTLQAQFRELLEDFMFVIPALQVALFQRSHAPVYFYEFQHQPSFIKHVRPSHVRADHGDHAVFVFGSHLWGMKVDLTEDEKLLNRRMMKYWANFARHGNPNSVGLPYWPELAHDEQYLQLDIQPAVGRALKARKLQFWTKTLPQKIQEIKGAQVKHAEL
- the LOC131911826 gene encoding liver carboxylesterase-like isoform X1, with amino-acid sequence MPLDRLPDWLYAVTCGLLFLLLHAHGQDSSSPIRNTHTGQVRGSLVHVKDSEVGVYSFLGIPFAKPPIGPLRFAPPEAPEPWSGVRDGTSHPAMCLQTDMMNNEVVKMMNLNMPPTSMSEDCLYLNIYTPAHAHEGSNLPVMVWIHGGALVIGMASMSDVSKLAATEEIVIIAIQYRLGILGFFSTGDQHARGNWGYLDQVAALHWVQQNIAYFGGNPGRVTIFGASAGGTSVSSLVVSPMSKGLFHGAIMQSGVALLPDLISDTSEVVYTMVANLSGCEAKDSEALVHCLRDKSEAEILAINQAFIMIPGVVDGMFLPRHPRELLASVDFQPVPSIIGIDSDECGWGIPMLKGLDPVIKNITRETLPGILKSTAAQMMLPPECSDLLMEEYMGDVQDPQTLQAQFRELLEDFMFVIPALQVALFQRSHAPVYFYEFQHQPSFIKHVRPSHVRADHGDHAVFVFGSHLWGMKVDLTEDEKLLNRRMMKYWANFARHGNPNSVGLPYWPELAHDEQYLQLDIQPAVGRALKARKLQFWTKTLPQKIQEIKGAQVKHAEL